From one Thalassobaculum sp. OXR-137 genomic stretch:
- a CDS encoding DHHA1 domain-containing protein, whose protein sequence is MTKPLCIYHANCADGFAAAYVVWRYYDEVVDLHPASYGNTPPCCDDRDVIMVDFSYKRPVLGVIAQEAHSLLVIDHHKTAAEDLADFDVGNTRIVFDMEHSGAMLAWREFFPKDLPPLLIEHIEDRDLWRFKIDGSREVHLGLMSRPMSMAHWHALMCGGSKSRGELWRDGTAIKSHQDRCIADAIRDGVHDLVIGQVTVPALTCSYQWASEAGNAMAVDHPFAACYGRSANGEWVFSLRSNDEGMDVSAIAQQYGGGGHRHAAGFRIRSLDNL, encoded by the coding sequence ATGACCAAGCCCCTGTGCATCTACCACGCCAACTGCGCCGACGGCTTCGCCGCGGCATACGTGGTCTGGCGGTACTATGACGAGGTCGTGGATCTGCACCCCGCGAGCTACGGCAACACGCCGCCCTGCTGCGATGATCGCGACGTGATCATGGTCGATTTCAGCTACAAGCGCCCCGTGCTCGGCGTCATCGCGCAGGAGGCACACTCTCTGCTGGTGATCGATCACCACAAGACGGCCGCCGAGGACCTGGCGGACTTCGATGTCGGGAACACCCGCATCGTGTTCGACATGGAGCACAGTGGCGCGATGCTGGCGTGGAGGGAGTTCTTCCCGAAAGACCTGCCGCCCTTGCTGATCGAGCATATCGAAGATCGCGATCTCTGGCGGTTCAAGATCGACGGTTCGCGCGAAGTCCATCTCGGGCTGATGTCCCGCCCGATGTCGATGGCCCACTGGCACGCGCTCATGTGCGGAGGGTCGAAGTCCAGGGGCGAGCTGTGGCGCGACGGCACGGCCATCAAGTCCCACCAGGACAGGTGCATCGCTGACGCGATCCGCGATGGCGTCCATGATCTGGTCATCGGTCAAGTCACTGTCCCCGCCCTCACCTGCTCCTATCAGTGGGCCAGCGAGGCAGGCAACGCCATGGCGGTCGATCATCCGTTCGCGGCCTGTTACGGCCGGTCGGCCAACGGGGAGTGGGTCTTCTCCCTGCGCTCCAATGACGAGGGCATGGACGTATCGGCCATCGCGCAGCAGTACGGTGGCGGAGGCCACCGCCACGCGGCGGGCTTCCGCATCAGGTCCTTGGATAACCTGTAG